Proteins co-encoded in one Corylus avellana chromosome ca9, CavTom2PMs-1.0 genomic window:
- the LOC132192012 gene encoding uncharacterized protein LOC132192012: MGRGRGKGKKQTAIATREDPGSGEEEKIPAYRRRGRPQKPLKDEIEEEEEDAEKIAEDGEDAKGNISRKDVKSQGIIENRRKRKRSAPVKENTDSVGVESGIGTKSSPDDPTKSAGLRQNGSRRKNKPRRAAEAGVECK; encoded by the coding sequence ATGGGTAGAGGTAGAGGAAAAGGGAAGAAGCAAACTGCTATTGCCACTCGTGAGGATCCTGGAAgtggtgaagaagaaaaaattccAGCATACAGGAGAAGAGGAAGGCCTCAAAAACCATTGAAGgatgaaattgaagaagaagaagaagatgctgAAAAGATTGCAGAAGATGGCGAGGATGCCAAAGGTAATATTTCTAGAAAAGATGTGAAAAGTCAGGGTATTATAGAGAATAGGCGGAAGAGGAAGAGGTCTGCCCCGGTAAAAGAAAATACTGATTCAGTTGGAGTTGAGAGTGGCATTGGAACAAAGTCAAGCCCTGATGATCCAACGAAGTCCGCTGGACTCCGACAAAATGGAAGTAGGAGAAAAAACAAACCCCGCCGGGCTGCTGAAGCTGGTGTTGAGTGCAAGTGA
- the LOC132162560 gene encoding transcription termination factor MTEF18, mitochondrial-like — MTHFPKLRILSILKWVSSNIGENHLGSSKSRVWPTEAFHIAPNPRYYGTKRTVQSETCESFYKASSANSKIVSKFSPPRRKKAQAALLDYLHSTRSMQFLDAENMSKNSPHFLENLLKRVESEEDIGRSIARLLRYHPINEFEPFFESLGLKPSEYVPLLPRNLMFLSDDDLLLENYQVLCNYGIARNRIGKIYKEAKEVFRYDYGVLSSKLQAYEELGLSRSTIIKFIVSSPYLLIGNVNVEFVQVLEELKSFGMEISWIEGQLLEGTTYNWSQMFGLLCLFRKMGCSKEQLAGLIAKHPGFLFEGSGDRTLSLIGFLLKFGSTMDQIHLMFLQFPQIQVGKFVLNLRQCLVFLNEIDMEVSEIGKIVRSHALLLGSCTLKKTNSLLTNLNVGKKRLRKIVQENPQELNNWVLGNRVKPLPNSGEGLKSKIERSKFLLSVGFVENSDKMKAALKVFRGKGDELQERFDCIVKAGLKQKDVSEMIKVSPQILNQTKDVIQMKIDFLVNDLGYPISSLLKFPSFLQYTCQRVKLRLSMYYWLKDQGKVDPKLSLSTIVACSDSVFLRQYVNHHPSGPQVWQDLKKRFCSE, encoded by the coding sequence ATGACCCATTTTCCGAAGCTCAGAATACTATCTATTCTCAAATGGGTTTCTTCAAATATTGGTGAAAATCACCTCGGTTCATCAAAATCCCGAGTTTGGCCAACTGAGGCTTTCCACATTGCCCCAAACCCTCGGTATTATGGAACAAAAAGAACTGTTCAAAGTGAAACATGTGAAAGTTTTTATAAAGCTTCATCTGCTAATAGCAAAATCGTTAGTAAATTTTCTCCTCCCAGAAGGAAGAAAGCCCAAGCTGCATTGCTGGATTATTTGCATTCAACTAGGAGCATGCAATTCTTGGATGCCGAGAATATGAGTAAAAACTCGCCGCATTTTCTCGAAAATCTTTTGAAAAGGGTCGAAAGTGAAGAGGATATTGGGAGGTCTATTGCCCGGCTGTTGCGTTACCATCCCATTAATGAATTTGAGCCCTTTTTTGAGAGCTTGGGTTTGAAACCTTCTGAGTATGTTCCTCTTCTTCCACGCAATTTGATGTTTCTGAGTGATGATGATTTGTTGCTGGAGAATTATCAAGTGTTGTGTAATTATGGGATTGCGCGGAATAGGATTGGAAAGATTTATAAGGAGGCAAAAGAAGTTTTTCGATATGATTACGGGGTTTTGTCATCAAAGCTACAAGCTTATGAAGAACTGGGGCTTAGCCGGTCTACCATAATTAAGTTTATTGTTTCTAGTCCTTATCTTTTGATTGGAAATGTAAATGTGGAGTTTGTTCAGGTTTTAGAGGAGCTGAAGAGTTTTGGAATGGAAATCAGTTGGATTGAGGGGCAATTGTTGGAGGGGACTACTTATAATTGGAGCCAGATGTTTGGCCTTCTCTGCTTGTTTAGGAAGATGGGATGCAGTAAGGAGCAGTTGGCTGGATTGATCGCCAAGCATCCGGGCTTTCTATTTGAGGGCTCTGGGGATAGGACACTTTCTCTAATTGGGTTCTTATTGAAATTTGGATCCACAATGGACCAGATACATTTGATGTTTCTGCAGTTTCCACAAATCCAAGTTGGGaaatttgttttgaatttgaGGCAGTGCCTTGTTTTCCTGAATGAGATTGATATGGAGGTTTCAGAGATTGGGAAGATTGTCCGCTCTCATGCCCTATTGTTGGGTTCATGTACTTTGAAGAAAACTAACAGCTTGCTTACTAACTTGAATGTTGGGAAGAAGCGACTTCGTAAAATTGTCCAGGAGAACCCACAAGAATTGAATAATTGGGTTCTAGGAAATAGAGTTAAGCCATTACCAAATTCAGGAGAGGGCCTAAAATCAAAAATAGAGAGGTCTAAGTTTTTATTGAGCGTGGGATTTGTAGAGAACTCGGACAAAATGAAAGCAGCATTGAAGGTATTCCGAGGCAAGGGAGATGAGCTTCAGGAGAGATTTGATTGTATCGTGAAAGCTGGTTTGAAGCAGAAGGATGTTTCTGAAATGATTAAAGTATCACCTCAAATTCTTAACCAGACAAAAGATGTGATTCAAATGAAGATCGATTTTCTTGTAAATGATTTGGGTTATCCCATATCATCTTTATTAAAATTTCCATCATTTCTTCAATACACATGTCAGAGGGTCAAGCTTAGATTATCAATGTATTATTGGCTCAAAGATCAAGGAAAAGTAGATCCCAAGCTGTCCTTGAGCACTATAGTTGCATGCTCAGATAGTGTATTTCTTAGGCAGTATGTGAATCATCATCCTAGCGGCCCTCAGGTTTGGCAGGATTTGAAGAAAAGATTTTGTTctgaataa
- the LOC132161622 gene encoding UBP1-associated protein 2C-like, with amino-acid sequence MEDMKKRKLGEASTDGETSSEEEMRLLLDPLPKPQLVHLLSKLGSQYPSIAEEIRSIASADPVHRKLFVRGLAWNTTSETLCAAFLMHGEIEEGAVIYDKATGKSRGYGFITYKNMESAQSALRAPSKMIDGRLAVCNLACEGLNGASTTQDLAQRKLYIGGLSPDITSEKLLEFFGKYGDIEEGSVAYDKDTNESRGFGFVTYKTVDSAKRAIDDPNKMLGGRNIIVKLADSHKGKSQQTQLPTAVVPMALPMAAGYQQPGNAHAGTVPVGYSYPQTVASYPPPSFPSPPTAPAPYQTQPQIHYAPVNLKKDPLGLPSTPVGIGGYPYYISKQ; translated from the exons atggagGACATGAAGAAGAGAAAGCTGGGAGAAGCATCGACTGACGGAGAGACATCATCAGAGGAAGAGATGCGTTTACTGCTTGACCCTCTCCCTAAACCTCAGCTCGTCCATCTTCTTTCTAAACT AGGATCCCAATATCCCTCAATTGCAGAAGAAATTAGAAGTATTGCCAGTGCAGATCCTGTCCATCGAAAGCTTTTTGTTCGTGGCTTGGCCTGGAATACCACTTCAGAAACCTTGTGTGCT GCGTTTCTAATGCATGGAGAGATAGAAGAAGGAGCTGTGATCTATGACAAAGCAACAGGAAAATCACGTGGTTATGGTTTCATTACTTACAAAAATATGGAGTCAGCTCAGAGTGCATTGAGAGCACCTAgtaaaatgattgat GGCCGATTGGCTGTTTGTAATCTTGCTTGTGAGGGCTTAAATGGAGCAAGTACAACACAAGATTTAGCCCAGAGGAAGCTCTACATCGGGGGCTTGTCACCAGATATCACTAGTGAGAAGCTGCTTGAATTTTTTGGGAAGTATGGCGATATAGAAGAAGGTTCAGTTGCATATGACAAAGATACAAATGAATCACG TGGATTTGGCTTTGTGACATACAAGACAGTGGACTCTGCGAAGAGGGCCATAGATGATCCAAACAAGATGCTTGGG GGGAGGAATATTATTGTGAAGCTAGCCGATTCCCACAAGGGCAAATCGCAACAAACACAGTTACCCACAGCAGTGGTTCCAATGGCCTTACCTATGGCAGCTGGATACCAACAGCCTGGAAATGCACACGCAGGCACTGTTCCTGTTGGCTACTCTTACCCTCAAACTGTAGCATCATACCCTCCTCCTTCTTTCCCTAGTCCTCCTACTGCACCTGCTCCATACCAGACACAACCTCAAATTCACTATGCACCAGTCAACTTAAAGAAAGATCCCCTTGGACTCCCATCAACACCAGTGGGAATTGGCGGCTACCCATATTACATTTCCAAACAATAA